The Chitinophagales bacterium genome has a window encoding:
- a CDS encoding serine hydroxymethyltransferase, translating into MQKDTVIFGLINEELERQRRGLELIASENFASSQVIQAMGSVLTNKYAEGYPGRRYYGGCEVVDKTETLAIERAKEIFGVDYANVQPHSGSQANAGVMLAVLNPGDVILGLDLSMGGHLTHGSAVSFSGKLYQAFHYGVRKEDGLVDYDDMEKKAMEHKPKLLICGASAYSRDWDYVRIRAIADKVGALVLADISHPAGLIAKKHLNDPFEHCHFVTTTTHKTLRGPRGGLIMMKRDFENPWGITGPKGEIRMMSQLIDLAVFPGIQGGPLEHTIAAKAVAFHEILQPEFGIYTQQVINNAQALAQALVAKDYHVVSGGTDNHLVLIDLHNKNITGKKAENTLVQADITLNKNMVPFDDRSPFVTSGIRIGVPAVTTRGLKEEHMAQIVDWVDRVLMNPDNESVIAAVKGEVNEFMTSFPMYTGELSAVS; encoded by the coding sequence ATGCAAAAAGATACTGTCATCTTTGGATTGATAAACGAAGAACTGGAACGCCAACGCAGGGGCCTGGAACTTATAGCATCTGAAAATTTTGCCAGCTCGCAGGTAATACAGGCTATGGGGAGTGTGCTGACAAATAAATACGCTGAAGGTTATCCCGGCAGACGTTACTATGGCGGATGCGAAGTAGTAGATAAAACAGAAACTTTAGCAATAGAAAGAGCGAAAGAAATATTTGGCGTGGATTATGCCAATGTCCAGCCTCACAGCGGATCACAGGCTAATGCAGGCGTTATGCTGGCTGTACTCAATCCCGGTGACGTGATACTTGGTCTCGACCTGAGTATGGGTGGTCACCTGACACATGGCTCGGCGGTTAGTTTCTCAGGTAAGTTATACCAGGCTTTCCACTATGGCGTGCGTAAAGAAGATGGCCTGGTAGACTACGATGACATGGAAAAGAAGGCAATGGAGCATAAACCTAAATTGTTGATATGTGGTGCTTCTGCCTACAGTCGCGACTGGGACTATGTACGCATACGTGCTATTGCAGACAAAGTGGGTGCGCTCGTACTGGCCGATATCTCACATCCTGCAGGCCTTATTGCAAAAAAACACCTGAATGACCCTTTCGAACATTGCCATTTTGTTACCACTACCACGCACAAAACACTACGCGGGCCTCGTGGTGGTTTGATCATGATGAAGCGTGACTTTGAGAACCCCTGGGGTATTACCGGGCCAAAAGGAGAGATACGTATGATGAGCCAGCTTATTGATCTTGCTGTATTTCCCGGTATACAGGGCGGGCCGTTGGAACATACTATTGCTGCAAAAGCCGTTGCGTTCCATGAGATATTACAACCGGAATTTGGCATATACACACAACAGGTTATTAATAATGCACAGGCTCTGGCACAGGCATTGGTAGCCAAAGACTACCACGTAGTATCCGGCGGAACGGACAACCACCTGGTATTGATAGACCTGCACAATAAAAATATTACAGGTAAAAAAGCTGAGAACACCTTGGTACAGGCTGATATTACACTCAATAAAAATATGGTACCTTTCGATGATCGTTCTCCTTTTGTTACTTCGGGCATAAGAATAGGTGTACCTGCTGTCACTACACGTGGGCTGAAAGAAGAACACATGGCCCAGATAGTAGACTGGGTAGACCGTGTACTTATGAATCCTGATAATGAAAGTGTTATTGCCGCAGTAAAAGGTGAAGTAAATGAATTCATGACCTCTTTCCCAATGTATACGGGAGAGCTTTCAGCAGTTTCATAA
- a CDS encoding alpha/beta hydrolase has protein sequence MFETITKYTQHYVRLSNGCNVAYIDEGKGDKTLLFVHGLATYAQTWAFNIEALKDRYRCIAIDLPGNGYSDGGDYPYGINFYSGCVYDFMLQLGLDNVVPVGHSMGGHVLLNLVINHPTVCKEMILCAPAGFETYSHIERTIYSASIHFLDMFSTEENSLRQILKASFMNYPSKMDGMVQELVDLMNKQPMVQYRKMIEACIMGMMEEPVFDQLKTIQQRVLVIFGERDALIPNNKLHFMSTRNLAERGVAQIPHARLEMLPRCGHFLQLEKPEQTNKLMQEFLEATS, from the coding sequence ATGTTTGAAACGATAACTAAATATACACAGCATTATGTACGCCTTTCCAATGGCTGCAATGTGGCATATATAGACGAGGGTAAGGGAGACAAGACTTTACTATTTGTTCATGGACTTGCCACGTATGCCCAGACATGGGCATTCAATATCGAAGCGCTGAAAGACCGTTATCGCTGTATAGCAATTGACCTGCCGGGCAATGGTTACTCTGACGGCGGCGATTATCCTTATGGTATCAACTTTTATTCAGGATGTGTATATGATTTCATGCTGCAACTTGGGCTGGATAATGTGGTGCCTGTTGGGCATAGTATGGGCGGGCATGTATTGTTGAACCTGGTTATTAATCACCCGACTGTCTGCAAGGAGATGATATTATGTGCGCCTGCCGGTTTTGAGACCTATTCGCATATTGAGCGTACAATATACTCCGCCAGTATTCATTTCCTGGATATGTTCTCGACAGAGGAGAACAGTTTACGGCAGATTCTAAAGGCAAGTTTCATGAACTACCCATCAAAAATGGATGGAATGGTGCAGGAGTTGGTAGACCTGATGAACAAACAACCAATGGTGCAATACCGGAAAATGATAGAAGCCTGCATTATGGGGATGATGGAAGAACCTGTATTTGATCAACTAAAGACCATCCAGCAGAGGGTGTTAGTCATATTTGGAGAGAGAGACGCATTGATACCCAATAATAAACTGCACTTCATGTCTACCCGTAACCTTGCCGAGCGTGGTGTAGCACAGATACCTCATGCAAGGCTCGAAATGTTGCCTCGTTGCGGGCACTTCCTGCAATTGGAAAAGCCTGAACAGACCAATAAGTTGATGCAGGAGTTCCTGGAAGCTACTTCTTAA
- a CDS encoding methyltransferase: MSNSYFRFKQFTVHQEKCAMKVSTDACIQGAWTDIPAGCDRVLDIGTGTGLLALMMAHKADVLVDALEIDEAACLQARENVAMSDRADKVRVLHVNARAYRGVTKYDLIITNPPFFNNSLLGETPQRNTARHTVTLSYTELFITIKENITDHGLVSILLPVDEFTRWQKLLDENNWQVIRKLNVHPSVGRSANRIVAMCSAGVGRQTITEELYIRKEGNVYTQEFCKLMSPHYLNI; this comes from the coding sequence ATGAGTAACTCCTATTTCCGGTTCAAACAATTTACAGTCCACCAGGAAAAGTGCGCCATGAAGGTTTCAACAGATGCTTGTATACAAGGTGCCTGGACCGATATACCTGCAGGGTGTGATAGAGTACTGGATATTGGCACAGGTACGGGGCTTCTGGCGCTAATGATGGCACATAAAGCTGACGTTTTGGTTGATGCCCTGGAAATTGATGAAGCTGCTTGCCTGCAGGCAAGGGAAAATGTTGCTATGTCAGACCGGGCTGATAAGGTACGCGTACTACATGTCAATGCACGGGCCTATCGTGGTGTAACTAAATACGACCTTATCATAACGAACCCACCTTTTTTTAATAACAGCCTTTTAGGGGAAACGCCCCAGCGCAATACAGCAAGGCATACAGTCACGTTGAGTTACACAGAGCTGTTTATCACAATAAAAGAAAACATTACTGATCATGGCCTTGTTTCAATACTGTTACCGGTTGACGAATTTACGCGATGGCAGAAATTGCTTGATGAAAATAACTGGCAGGTGATAAGAAAACTGAATGTGCATCCATCCGTTGGTCGTTCTGCCAACCGGATCGTTGCGATGTGTAGTGCCGGTGTTGGTAGGCAAACGATAACAGAAGAATTGTACATCAGGAAAGAAGGTAATGTCTATACACAGGAGTTTTGTAAACTGATGTCGCCGCATTACCTGAATATATGA
- the tsaD gene encoding tRNA (adenosine(37)-N6)-threonylcarbamoyltransferase complex transferase subunit TsaD, with product MSADINILAIESSCDDTSAAVIRNGKVLSNLVATQKVHERFGGVVPEMASRAHMQHIVPVVEVALQDAGIDKHSINAVAFTQSPGLIGSLLVGSCFAKSYAQALNLPLVSVHHMQAHVLAHFIDEPHPDFPFLCLTVSGGHTQVVLCRSHLDMEVLGETIDDAAGEAFDKTAKMLGLPYPGGPVVDKLAKEGDPHKYSFPISDMKGYNFSFSGIKTSVLYFLQREKKNNPDFATENINDICASVQDTIIRTLLKKLELAAKEHKVQHLGIAGGVSANSGLRTAFSEMCINNGWQAYIPQFQYCTDNAAMIGITGYYKYLAGMFADLDVCPTAKASW from the coding sequence ATGTCAGCAGATATTAACATATTGGCCATAGAGTCTTCGTGTGATGATACCAGTGCGGCTGTAATACGCAATGGTAAAGTGCTAAGTAACCTGGTAGCAACCCAAAAGGTACATGAGCGATTTGGGGGCGTAGTACCGGAAATGGCATCACGGGCGCATATGCAGCACATCGTACCGGTAGTGGAAGTGGCCTTGCAGGATGCGGGTATAGACAAACACAGCATCAATGCGGTTGCTTTTACACAATCGCCTGGTTTAATAGGTTCGTTGCTGGTAGGTTCGTGTTTTGCCAAATCATATGCGCAGGCTTTGAACCTTCCCTTGGTCTCTGTTCATCACATGCAGGCACATGTGTTAGCACATTTTATAGACGAGCCGCACCCGGATTTCCCGTTTTTATGTCTTACAGTATCCGGTGGTCATACCCAGGTAGTGCTTTGTCGCAGCCATCTGGATATGGAAGTGCTGGGCGAAACGATAGACGATGCTGCCGGTGAAGCATTTGATAAAACTGCTAAAATGCTGGGACTGCCATACCCCGGAGGCCCCGTTGTAGATAAACTGGCAAAAGAAGGCGACCCGCATAAATACAGTTTTCCGATATCGGATATGAAAGGGTATAATTTCAGTTTCAGTGGCATCAAAACATCTGTGTTGTATTTTCTTCAAAGAGAAAAAAAGAATAACCCTGATTTTGCCACAGAAAATATCAATGACATCTGCGCCTCAGTTCAGGATACTATAATCAGAACGTTGCTGAAAAAGCTTGAACTGGCCGCAAAAGAGCATAAAGTGCAGCACCTGGGCATTGCGGGCGGTGTTTCAGCAAATAGTGGTTTGAGAACAGCCTTCAGCGAGATGTGTATTAATAATGGTTGGCAGGCATATATCCCACAGTTTCAATATTGCACAGACAATGCTGCTATGATAGGTATAACCGGTTATTACAAATACCTTGCAGGCATGTTTGCTGATTTGGATGTGTGTCCTACCGCAAAAGCCTCATGGTAA
- a CDS encoding helix-turn-helix transcriptional regulator → MLARLQHPLCVLNITDELTRECHDLEYRKDLLSVLILKDNHGSVLVNGADVYVEGHALCFLTHYQPVVFSGMPLGGASVIQFNADVFCIQQHDSEIGCNGTLFNSIYEPPILNVTTDQLSIFNAIVQQMLYELSANKAGRLDMLECYIKQILVHAVRIKRSRPACSIRADAGNDVTRMSEFRQLVGEHYRNERKLKFYADNLHVSESYLYKLVKRSTGRNFTELLGDRLLLDAKSQLFVTNDTVKEISYELGFNDPAYFNRFFKKQCGVTPEQYRQTIRNCPVSV, encoded by the coding sequence ATGCTGGCCAGACTACAACACCCGTTATGTGTGCTGAATATTACTGACGAATTAACCCGGGAATGTCACGACCTGGAGTACAGGAAAGACCTGTTAAGTGTACTTATTCTGAAAGATAACCATGGGTCTGTATTAGTAAATGGTGCAGATGTGTATGTTGAGGGACATGCCCTGTGTTTTCTTACTCATTACCAGCCGGTAGTATTTTCGGGTATGCCTTTGGGCGGAGCCTCGGTTATACAGTTCAATGCGGATGTGTTTTGCATACAGCAACACGATAGTGAGATCGGCTGTAACGGTACTTTGTTTAATTCAATATACGAGCCTCCTATACTCAATGTCACTACAGATCAATTGAGCATATTCAATGCAATAGTGCAGCAGATGTTGTATGAGTTGTCTGCAAATAAAGCGGGCAGGCTGGATATGTTGGAATGTTATATTAAGCAGATACTTGTTCATGCAGTGCGTATCAAAAGGTCAAGGCCGGCTTGTAGCATTCGGGCAGATGCAGGTAATGACGTTACAAGGATGTCGGAATTTCGGCAATTGGTGGGCGAACATTACAGGAATGAACGTAAACTCAAATTCTATGCCGATAACCTGCATGTTTCCGAGTCGTACTTATACAAGCTGGTGAAAAGATCTACCGGCAGGAATTTTACAGAGTTGCTGGGCGACAGGTTGTTGCTGGATGCCAAGTCGCAGTTGTTCGTTACAAATGATACGGTAAAAGAGATATCCTACGAACTGGGTTTCAACGATCCTGCTTACTTCAACCGATTTTTCAAAAAGCAGTGTGGTGTTACTCCCGAACAATACCGGCAAACAATACGGAATTGTCCTGTATCTGTATAG
- a CDS encoding polysaccharide biosynthesis tyrosine autokinase — MENGVSNNNNTNPISETTNETDGGLLNLKWIFTTLLATWPWFIASLGIAYLIAFLYLRYTTPVFQMGNEILVEDSRSSMTVSGEAKILTEMGFNRNSGDNINNVMRSFKKNELMKQVVAKLRLNVRYYEYGRFKTTEFYNNSPFVLSIQDSTLSGLERGYSYIFVFNDDGSFKYKTKGTETYTAGKPDVDLNLPFGEAIIRLTGYPLHTGNEYEVVITSQMSAARSFVGSIGTNRPDKTDNSVNITTTDVLPQRGVDIINTLVDVYMVANVHEKNQNAENIINFINERINAVDSELGRVETDIETFKKEYDFTAPEMQSQLLYSNTDRYYQELSDLELKMELIKVLEDNVAKASKNYQLVPTTLFMDNELLTNALYEYNKLLSERELKLISHQEGGFQIQAIDKNLEGQKKLIDNNIAVIKQGLQVKIKELKEKTGLIDQQIKMVPKKERLFLEKSRKQSVQQALYILLLTKREETAVTKAATTANITVINEAVSHGAISPNAGRIKNRALLIGFLIPMIFFSVRRLLNNKIIAKADIENTSDIPVLGEIGHFKEDESQIAIKRNSNTALAEQFRALRTNIQFLLPRKEDKTILLTSSMSGEGKSFAAINLAITFAISGSKVLLIEFDLRKPKISKHLGLDKSIGISGYAIGQYELDDIIIPSGIDENLFVMSSGHIPPNPAELMMMPRIDEMFEQLKQDFDFIIIDTAPAGLVTDAILLNRFANACLYIVRQGYTYKQQIQLANDLKRTGRISRINFVINDVVATRGYSYGYGYGYGYGYGYGYGYGYGYGEHGSGYYQTEQTPMDKLKDRFKNVFKGKRRK; from the coding sequence ATGGAGAACGGCGTTTCTAATAATAACAATACCAACCCGATAAGCGAGACAACAAATGAGACTGATGGTGGTTTACTCAACCTGAAGTGGATATTTACCACTTTGCTGGCCACCTGGCCATGGTTTATAGCCAGTCTTGGTATCGCATATTTGATCGCATTCCTCTACTTGCGTTACACTACGCCAGTATTCCAGATGGGCAATGAGATACTTGTTGAGGATAGCCGCAGTAGTATGACCGTTTCAGGTGAAGCAAAGATCCTGACTGAGATGGGATTTAACAGGAATAGTGGAGATAACATCAATAATGTAATGCGTTCGTTCAAGAAGAACGAACTGATGAAACAGGTTGTTGCCAAGCTAAGGTTGAATGTAAGGTATTACGAATACGGGCGTTTTAAGACCACTGAATTTTATAATAACAGTCCTTTTGTGTTGTCCATTCAAGATAGCACTTTGAGTGGTTTAGAGAGGGGATATTCATATATTTTCGTATTTAATGATGACGGATCATTTAAATATAAAACCAAAGGCACTGAAACATATACTGCAGGGAAACCCGATGTTGACCTGAATTTGCCATTTGGAGAGGCCATTATCAGGCTTACCGGGTACCCATTACATACCGGTAATGAATATGAGGTTGTGATAACTAGCCAGATGAGTGCCGCAAGGTCGTTTGTAGGTAGTATTGGCACAAACAGGCCTGACAAAACGGACAACTCAGTAAATATTACAACGACGGATGTGTTGCCACAAAGAGGTGTTGATATCATCAATACCCTTGTTGATGTATACATGGTGGCAAACGTGCATGAAAAGAACCAGAATGCAGAGAACATCATCAACTTTATTAATGAACGCATCAACGCGGTAGATTCTGAACTGGGCCGTGTAGAAACAGATATCGAGACGTTCAAAAAGGAATATGATTTTACAGCTCCTGAAATGCAATCTCAGTTGTTGTATTCAAATACTGACAGGTACTATCAGGAGTTGTCAGACCTTGAGTTGAAAATGGAGCTGATAAAGGTACTTGAAGATAATGTTGCGAAAGCGTCTAAGAATTACCAACTGGTGCCGACAACGTTGTTCATGGATAACGAGTTGTTGACGAATGCACTCTATGAGTACAATAAGTTATTGTCAGAGCGCGAATTGAAATTGATCAGTCACCAGGAGGGTGGTTTTCAGATACAGGCAATTGATAAGAACCTTGAAGGCCAGAAGAAATTGATAGATAACAATATCGCCGTAATAAAACAGGGGCTGCAGGTAAAGATCAAAGAGCTGAAAGAAAAGACAGGTCTTATTGACCAGCAGATAAAGATGGTGCCTAAAAAGGAGCGTCTTTTCCTTGAAAAATCAAGAAAACAATCTGTACAACAGGCACTTTATATATTATTGCTGACCAAAAGAGAGGAAACAGCTGTTACAAAAGCTGCCACAACCGCTAATATCACTGTTATCAACGAGGCTGTAAGCCACGGTGCCATATCTCCCAATGCCGGAAGGATCAAAAACAGAGCATTGTTGATAGGATTCCTGATACCTATGATATTCTTCTCAGTAAGACGTTTACTGAACAACAAGATAATTGCCAAAGCTGATATAGAAAATACCTCAGATATACCTGTGTTGGGCGAGATCGGACACTTTAAAGAGGACGAAAGCCAGATTGCGATCAAGCGAAACAGTAATACTGCTCTTGCTGAACAGTTCAGGGCATTGCGTACTAATATTCAGTTTCTTTTACCCAGAAAAGAAGATAAAACAATACTCCTGACGTCAAGTATGTCAGGAGAGGGTAAGTCGTTTGCGGCTATCAATCTTGCTATAACATTTGCAATTTCCGGAAGTAAAGTACTATTGATAGAGTTTGATCTTCGTAAACCTAAGATATCAAAACACCTGGGCCTGGATAAGTCCATTGGTATTTCGGGTTATGCTATTGGACAGTACGAATTGGATGATATAATAATTCCTTCAGGTATTGATGAGAATTTGTTTGTAATGTCTTCAGGTCATATCCCTCCTAACCCCGCAGAACTTATGATGATGCCAAGGATAGATGAGATGTTTGAACAACTTAAGCAGGATTTTGATTTTATAATAATAGATACTGCACCTGCGGGGTTGGTTACAGATGCCATATTGCTTAACAGGTTTGCCAATGCCTGTTTGTATATCGTAAGGCAAGGCTATACATACAAACAGCAGATACAATTGGCAAATGACCTGAAAAGGACCGGCAGAATATCCAGGATTAATTTTGTAATAAACGACGTAGTGGCTACCAGGGGCTACTCATATGGCTATGGTTATGGCTACGGTTATGGTTATGGCTATGGCTATGGTTACGGCTATGGTTATGGCGAGCATGGCTCGGGCTACTATCAGACAGAACAAACACCGATGGATAAACTGAAGGACCGATTTAAAAATGTATTTAAAGGCAAGCGCCGTAAATAG
- a CDS encoding chloride channel protein has translation MKLLVGFVEHQAGRLNDLMNSNWLTAIFPLIGVGISFLLLKRVFRGKLTRGVGFILKSILTEKSRIGIQHTFGHILTSAVTVAMGGSVGLEAPIVATGSAIGSNTGRDLRLSYRDTTLLVACGAASGIAAIFNSPIAGIIFALEVLLLDFNIPFFIPLLISTATATVISQVLYPEKFFVFNIQAWDMASIPFYIMLGAICGLLSVYTTNIVERLENRFEKMPKTYKTWLRGSIPLCLIIFVVPNLYGEGYGLITNLLNGNTEALTTHSFLKNFGNIHVAIIGMSLLVILLKPFSAGFTIGAGGNGGVFAPSLIIGGTAGFAFSYVVNLLSGLTQFFPGFETNFTVKSTNFIVAGMAGVLAGVMHAPLTAIFLLAEITGGYTLFIPLMIVSAISYFMTRKYVKQSLYHKSLIESKIISQRYDGDEDEIL, from the coding sequence TTGAAATTACTGGTAGGTTTTGTAGAACACCAGGCGGGAAGACTTAACGACCTGATGAACAGCAACTGGCTGACTGCCATTTTCCCTCTTATTGGTGTTGGCATTTCCTTTTTGCTGCTCAAAAGAGTGTTCCGAGGCAAACTTACCCGGGGGGTTGGATTTATACTGAAAAGTATTCTTACAGAAAAGAGCAGAATAGGTATACAACATACTTTTGGGCACATACTCACCAGCGCAGTTACCGTTGCTATGGGCGGCTCTGTTGGCCTCGAGGCCCCTATTGTTGCCACAGGAAGTGCCATTGGTTCAAACACAGGACGCGACCTGAGATTATCGTACAGAGACACAACTTTATTAGTGGCTTGTGGAGCTGCCAGTGGTATCGCGGCGATCTTCAACAGCCCGATAGCAGGAATAATTTTTGCACTGGAAGTCTTACTGCTCGACTTTAATATCCCATTTTTCATACCTCTGCTCATATCTACTGCTACCGCAACGGTAATATCGCAGGTCTTATATCCTGAAAAGTTTTTTGTTTTCAATATCCAGGCATGGGATATGGCATCTATCCCCTTTTATATCATGCTGGGCGCTATTTGCGGGCTTTTATCTGTTTACACTACTAATATTGTTGAACGATTGGAAAACAGGTTTGAAAAAATGCCTAAAACCTATAAAACATGGCTCAGGGGCAGCATTCCGCTATGTCTGATAATATTTGTTGTACCCAACCTGTATGGTGAGGGGTACGGACTGATAACGAACCTGTTGAACGGCAATACAGAAGCATTGACAACACACTCTTTCCTGAAGAACTTCGGCAATATACATGTTGCTATCATTGGGATGAGTCTGCTGGTCATCTTGCTAAAACCATTTAGCGCGGGTTTTACTATTGGCGCCGGTGGCAATGGCGGTGTATTTGCGCCATCACTGATAATCGGCGGTACTGCCGGGTTTGCGTTCTCATATGTTGTCAACCTTCTTTCGGGCCTTACTCAATTCTTTCCCGGTTTTGAGACAAATTTTACTGTAAAATCAACCAATTTTATAGTAGCAGGAATGGCGGGGGTACTGGCCGGAGTGATGCATGCCCCGCTCACAGCCATATTCCTCCTGGCTGAAATAACTGGAGGGTACACTTTGTTCATTCCACTCATGATCGTTTCGGCAATTTCATATTTTATGACGCGCAAATATGTAAAACAATCACTTTATCATAAATCACTCATAGAAAGCAAGATCATCAGTCAGCGGTACGATGGAGATGAAGATGAGATATTGTGA
- the phaC gene encoding class III poly(R)-hydroxyalkanoic acid synthase subunit PhaC, with translation MNWNPAALAEELSATTQKLAKGYETLQSIEDVEVATTPKEKVWQRDHVSMYHYTRDSKPKCATPVLVSFAMLNRHDVLDLQPDRSLMKKLLDEGLDIYIMDWGYPTKADRYLTMEDYIDGYMNDAVDFIRKSNGVDKIHKMGICQGGTYSMIYASLYPEKLASLTTYVAPFDFEPGGNCMLYTWAKYIDVDAMVDAVGTIPGDMIDSAFGMLKPSMNISKYLGVMDSLGDEAKMMNFLRMEKWKGDLPSMPGEMYRKYIKDLFRDNLLIKGEFELGGRKVDLKNMTVPYLNVYATEDTIIPNDSTLPVMKAIGSKDKEEYAFPGGHIGVFVGGKSQKELGPAVAKWVIKRC, from the coding sequence ATGAATTGGAACCCCGCAGCGCTGGCCGAAGAGTTGAGTGCAACTACGCAAAAGCTGGCCAAAGGTTACGAAACCTTACAGAGTATTGAGGATGTAGAAGTAGCTACCACACCTAAAGAAAAAGTTTGGCAGCGCGACCACGTAAGTATGTACCATTACACACGCGACAGCAAGCCAAAGTGCGCCACCCCCGTGCTGGTGTCTTTCGCTATGCTGAACCGCCACGACGTATTGGACCTGCAACCGGACCGCAGCCTGATGAAGAAGCTGCTGGACGAAGGCCTGGATATTTACATCATGGATTGGGGCTACCCGACAAAGGCTGATCGTTACCTGACAATGGAAGATTACATTGATGGTTATATGAACGACGCGGTAGACTTCATCCGCAAGAGCAATGGGGTGGATAAGATACACAAGATGGGTATCTGTCAGGGGGGTACGTATAGTATGATATATGCCAGCCTGTATCCTGAAAAACTGGCTTCGCTGACTACATATGTGGCACCGTTCGATTTTGAGCCGGGTGGCAACTGCATGCTGTATACATGGGCAAAATATATTGATGTAGATGCTATGGTAGATGCTGTAGGTACTATACCCGGCGATATGATAGACAGTGCTTTTGGTATGTTGAAACCTAGTATGAACATCAGCAAATACCTGGGTGTAATGGACAGCCTTGGTGATGAAGCTAAAATGATGAACTTCCTGCGCATGGAAAAATGGAAGGGTGACTTGCCTTCAATGCCGGGCGAGATGTATCGCAAATACATAAAAGACCTGTTCCGCGATAACCTGCTGATAAAAGGTGAATTTGAACTAGGTGGCCGCAAGGTAGACTTGAAGAATATGACTGTACCGTACCTGAATGTATATGCAACGGAGGATACGATCATACCTAATGACAGTACACTGCCTGTAATGAAGGCGATAGGTAGCAAGGACAAGGAAGAATATGCTTTCCCAGGCGGGCATATTGGCGTGTTTGTAGGTGGTAAGTCTCAGAAAGAATTGGGCCCTGCTGTAGCAAAATGGGTTATTAAACGTTGCTGA
- a CDS encoding polyphosphate kinase, with the protein MGEIRLKDISTRAPKGWDKDETKNKLTAILTELDELQNLLYAENKHSILIVLQGMDASGKDGLVRDVFSHVNPNGVRVYSFKVPTELELSHDFLWRVHQVTPPKGMIHVFNRSHYEDILVTRVHNMIDDATAIKRIKAINDFENLLANHANTHILKFYLHVSQEEQHDRLEERLKIPRKMWKYNSRDFDESALWDTYMKYYEEAFNACSDIPWHIVPSDQNWYKSYFIAEKLRNLLNGLNMKYPGIKK; encoded by the coding sequence ATGGGAGAGATAAGGCTGAAAGATATTAGCACCCGGGCACCGAAAGGCTGGGATAAGGATGAAACCAAAAACAAGCTTACGGCTATACTTACAGAGCTGGATGAACTGCAAAACCTGCTGTATGCTGAAAATAAGCATAGCATACTTATTGTTCTGCAAGGAATGGACGCCAGCGGCAAAGACGGGCTTGTCCGCGATGTATTCAGCCATGTCAATCCAAATGGCGTAAGAGTATATTCATTTAAGGTTCCTACTGAGCTGGAACTCTCTCACGACTTCCTATGGCGTGTACACCAGGTCACCCCACCCAAAGGCATGATACATGTCTTTAACCGTTCTCATTACGAAGACATACTGGTCACAAGGGTACATAATATGATTGATGATGCAACAGCCATAAAACGCATCAAAGCCATAAACGATTTTGAGAACCTGCTGGCCAATCATGCCAACACCCATATACTGAAATTCTACCTGCATGTATCGCAAGAGGAACAGCACGACAGGCTTGAAGAAAGGCTGAAAATACCCCGCAAAATGTGGAAATATAACTCCAGGGATTTTGACGAATCCGCACTATGGGATACTTATATGAAGTATTATGAAGAGGCATTTAATGCTTGTAGCGATATTCCATGGCATATTGTCCCATCCGACCAGAATTGGTACAAATCCTACTTCATAGCCGAAAAGCTGCGCAACCTGCTCAACGGCCTGAACATGAAATACCCCGGTATTAAGAAGTAG